A genomic segment from Oncorhynchus clarkii lewisi isolate Uvic-CL-2024 chromosome 12, UVic_Ocla_1.0, whole genome shotgun sequence encodes:
- the LOC139422957 gene encoding protein YIPF6-like: MAEVEETSKLMFAGLSDVSISGDIPVEGEINVPVGTPSQDKEYSTLDEPVKDTILRDLKAVGKKFVHVMYPKKSSALLRDWDLWGPLLLCVTLALMLQVGSVDSKEDGGPQFAEVFVIIWFGSVIITLNSKLLGGTISFFQSLCVLGYCIMPLTVAMVVCRLVLLGGSWGFSFIVRLIVVTASFSWSTFASTAFLADCQPPNRKALVVYPVFLFYFVIGWMILTFSPSA, encoded by the exons ATGGCGGAAGTGGAGGAGACAAGTAAACTTATG TTTGCAGGTCTGTCAGATGTGTCCATTTCAGGGGACATTCCTGTTGAGGGGGAGATCAATGTTCCTGTTGGAACACCGAGTCAGGACAAAGAATACTCCACACTGGATGAACCTGTTAAAGATACCATA TTGCGAGATCTGAAAGCAGTGGGGAAAAAGTTTGTTCATGTGATGTATCCCAAGAAGAGTTCAGCgctactgagagact GGGACTTGTGGGGACCATTATTGCTCTGCGTGACACTGGCTCT GATGCTGCAGGTGGGTTCAGTTGACAGTAAGGAGGACGGAGGGCCCCAGTTTGCAGAGGTGTTTGTGATCATCTGGTTTGGATCTGTCATCATCACACTGAACTCGAAGCTGTTGGGAGGCACCAT atctTTTTTCCAGAGCCTGTGTGTGCTAGGCTACTGCATCATGCCTCTGACCGTGGCAATGGTCGTCTGTAGGCTAGTGCTGCTGGGTGGGTCTTGGGGGTTCAGCTTTATCGTCCGACTAATTGTGGTCACAGCATCATTCAGTTGGTCCACGTTTG CCTCTACAGCTTTCTTAGCAGATTGCCAGCCTCCCAATCGCAAAGCTTTGGTGGTGTATCCTGTCTTCCTTTTTTACTTCGTCATTGGATGGATGATTCTCACATTCTCACCGTCTGCGTAA